The genomic window GATTTGTTGGCACTCGCAGAGGTTCCTTATCGCTGGGGTTGGGAGTGGCGATCAGACTATCAAGAACCGAGTGCGCCGATCGAACCAGATGAGATCACAGAAAAGTATGCAGTGCAGGCTCCCACCTGGGTCTTTGTCATGCAGGATTTTGGCGAAGGGTCAATTGCGCCGGAAATTCTAGTGCCGCCTCAATATCAGCCCGATCGCTTTATTGGAACCTGGACAGGATACGGCGCAGAGATGTTCTTGAACTATGGTCGTTTGCCCAAAAATCGCTTCATGCTCAACTTTCCGCAGCAGGGCAATGATTACGGGATTGGGGTCGAACGGTTAGTGGGGACAATGAGCGATCGACAAGCATTTTTGCAAGAAGCTTTTTTTCATGCTCAGGGCTACGCTCACTTTTTACAAGCGGAACTGGGGGGCAGATATGGGCTGGCAACCGATACTTTCCCCGAACCGACCCCCAAATCGACCATGTTGGGCGGCAAAGCCTTTGCGCTGCATCCTTATTATCGAGAGAGTCGGCGGCTTTTAGGACTGACCACAATTCGAGAGCAGGATATTTTACCGATCGCAGGTGGACGAGTCGCTGCTTTGCCGATCAATCCTTCTGGGCAAGTTGAGTCGATCGCGCTGGGCAGCTATGCGAATGATCATCACTATCCAGGCTATGATTTTCCGCTCCAGCCCAAATCAATCCGTTGGGGAGGACGCTGGACAGGGACACCATTCACCATTCCCTACCGCGCTCTGATCCCGGTGAGAACAGAGGGACTGCTGGTGTGCGAGAAAAACATTTCTGTCTCTCATATCGCCAATGGGGCAACCCGACTTCAGCCCGTTGTTTTGGGGATTGGGCAAGCCGCCGGAATGGCAGCCGCATTATCGATTCAGCAAAACTGCCAGCCGCAAGAATTGCCCGTTCGCCTCCTGCAAGAGGCTTTACTACAAGACCCGATCGCCCCTGCTGCTGTTATTCCGCTGTTTAATGTACCGCCTGACCATCCTCATTGGCTTTCCTGGCAACGATACTTTTTGGAACATCCAGGGGAGTATGGCATTGAGGGAGTGATCGAAGAGGATGCCGCGAAGAGAGAAAAGAACGCACAGAACAGAGACTCCAGAGATAAGGGGAATGCTGTTCACCCGCTAAACCCTAAAATTCAAAGCCCGAAACCGGAAAGCCAAACATTTGTCGGCATCTTTCAGCGATCGGGAGAGCAGGATTATCAGTTGCAGTGTGTCTCGCCAGAAGCGGTAGGGGGAGAGTGTTTTCAACTGGTGACGTTGCATCATCAGGTCGATCGATGGCTGCATCAGTGTGGAAGGAGTCAGAAGGTCTGCGTGCGAGGGCAGTTGAATCGATCGGGAAGATGGATCTTGGTTGAGGAGATTGAATCCCTCGATGCGTAAATATTCCTATTTGTAATAGGATAGAGTGTGAAATTATTTAAGAATTGTTACCCGATTAACAGAAAATTGGGCGTAATCTTTATCGCGCTTTACAAGAGGGCATGGTCTTGACTCAGCAAGCAGACGGCATCGCCGCGCACGGCGGACAACTTATCAATCGCATTGCAACTCCGGCACAGCGTCAGGAGTTTTTAGGGATGGCGGATTCTCTGCCGCGAGTTCAAATGAATGAACGCACCACCTCTGATCTGGTGATGATCGCGATCGGAGGGTTTAGTCCGCTGACCGGATTCATGGAACAGGTGGACTATGAATCGGTGGTTGAAAGCATGTACCTATCCAATGGGTTGCCCTGGTCAATTCCGATTACGCTCTCTGTCACGGAAGAAGTCGCTGCACCGCTGCAAGAAGGCACGCTCGTTCGGCTGGATGCCCCCAGTGGTCGCTTTGTCGGCGTATTAGAACTAACCCAGAAATATGCTTACGACAAGCAAAAAGAAGCGATTAACGTCTATCGCACAGATGAAGAAAAACATCCTGGGGTGAAGGTCGTTTACGCGCAGGGTAACGTCCATTTGGCGGGTTCCGTTTGGCTATTAGAGCGCGATGCTCATCCGCTGTTCCCGACTTATCAGATTGATCCGGCAGTCTCTCGTACCATGTTCCGCGAGAGAGGCTGGAAGACGATCGTAGGCTTCCAAACGCGCAATCCAATTCACCGCGCCCATGAATACATTATTAAGTGTGCGCTGGAAACCGTTGATGGTTTGTTTTTGCATCCTCTGGTTGGAGCAACCAAGGAAGATGACATTGCAGCAGATGTGCGGATGCGCTGCTACGAGATTATGCTGGAGCATTATTTCCCGAACGATCGCGTCATCCTGGCAATCAATCCAGCAGCAATGCGCTATGCCGGACCCCGTGAGGCGATCTTCCATGCGCTAGTTCGTAAAAACTATGGCTGTACGCACTTTATTGTTGGGCGCGATCATGCTGGCGTGGGCGACTACTACGGCACATACGATGCTCAGTACATCTTCAATGAGTTTGATCCGCAGGCGTTAGGCATTCTTCCCATGAAGTTTGAACATGCCTTCTACTGCACCCGGACGCAATCGATGGCAACCACCAAGACCAGTCCTAGCAGTCCGCAAGAGCGCATTCACCTCTCAGGAACAAAAGTGCGGGAAATGCTGCGTAAGGGTGAGCTACCACCGCCGGAATTCTCTCGTCCGGAAGTAGCAACAGAACTGGCAAAGGCAATGAAAATTGCAAGCTAATTCCACCATCTAAAATTCTGATTTGAGTTTTGCCCTTCTCATGTTGAGGAGGGCATTTTTAGTGTTCAAATAGAAGCATGAGCCTGAAGCGACGAACGTTTCTACAGCAAATAAGTTTGGCACTGGCAGCACTGGGCATGAGTGAAGCTGGACTTACAGTGTTGACCGATCGCAGCCAGCAAGCCCTGGCACAATCCACTCGCCGCAAACTCGCCCTTCTCATTGGCATTAACCAGTATCCAGAGCAAGTCTGTGATTTTGTGCCGTCTAAAGGTACGGCGCTCAATGGCTGCCTCACAGATGTAGAGCTTCAGCAAGAACTCCTGATTCATCGGTTTGGATTTCAGCCCAACGACGTTTTAACGCTGACCGACCAGCAAGCTACGCGATCGAACATTGAAGCGGCTTTTCAGTATCATCTGGGGCAGGCACAAGCAGGCGATGTTGTGCTGTTTCATTTCAGTGGATTGGGCAGCCAAATCAAGACTGGGGAAACGCAAGAGGTGCAGCAGAGCCTTGTCCCCATCGATGGTTTGTT from Trichocoleus sp. includes these protein-coding regions:
- a CDS encoding FAD-dependent oxidoreductase; protein product: MNQLKTEVLVVGGGTGGTAAAIQSARSGVQTVLVSEFPWLGGMLTTAGVTAPDGNELAAWQTGLWGAFLQELRQRQPGGLDHAWVSFFTYEPRISAAIFADWVKQLPNLIWIQGQTPQEVIQKGDRITGVRFQDWTIEAKITIDGTELGDLLALAEVPYRWGWEWRSDYQEPSAPIEPDEITEKYAVQAPTWVFVMQDFGEGSIAPEILVPPQYQPDRFIGTWTGYGAEMFLNYGRLPKNRFMLNFPQQGNDYGIGVERLVGTMSDRQAFLQEAFFHAQGYAHFLQAELGGRYGLATDTFPEPTPKSTMLGGKAFALHPYYRESRRLLGLTTIREQDILPIAGGRVAALPINPSGQVESIALGSYANDHHYPGYDFPLQPKSIRWGGRWTGTPFTIPYRALIPVRTEGLLVCEKNISVSHIANGATRLQPVVLGIGQAAGMAAALSIQQNCQPQELPVRLLQEALLQDPIAPAAVIPLFNVPPDHPHWLSWQRYFLEHPGEYGIEGVIEEDAAKREKNAQNRDSRDKGNAVHPLNPKIQSPKPESQTFVGIFQRSGEQDYQLQCVSPEAVGGECFQLVTLHHQVDRWLHQCGRSQKVCVRGQLNRSGRWILVEEIESLDA
- the sat gene encoding sulfate adenylyltransferase, with the protein product MVLTQQADGIAAHGGQLINRIATPAQRQEFLGMADSLPRVQMNERTTSDLVMIAIGGFSPLTGFMEQVDYESVVESMYLSNGLPWSIPITLSVTEEVAAPLQEGTLVRLDAPSGRFVGVLELTQKYAYDKQKEAINVYRTDEEKHPGVKVVYAQGNVHLAGSVWLLERDAHPLFPTYQIDPAVSRTMFRERGWKTIVGFQTRNPIHRAHEYIIKCALETVDGLFLHPLVGATKEDDIAADVRMRCYEIMLEHYFPNDRVILAINPAAMRYAGPREAIFHALVRKNYGCTHFIVGRDHAGVGDYYGTYDAQYIFNEFDPQALGILPMKFEHAFYCTRTQSMATTKTSPSSPQERIHLSGTKVREMLRKGELPPPEFSRPEVATELAKAMKIAS